The Leclercia sp. S52 genome has a segment encoding these proteins:
- a CDS encoding HlyD family secretion protein, translated as MPMKTIKYFSSLLVLALALIAGWWLWNYYMQSPWTRDGKVRAEQVSVTPQVSGTITTLQVKDNQFVHAGEVLFHIDETPYHIAVLNAEAQLAKSQSDLAKANNEANRRRHLSQNYISAEDLDTANINVKAMQASVAVAEATLKQAQWQLTQTVVKAPVDGWVTNLSTRPGDYATTGQPVFALVDSHSFYVVGYFEETKLRHIREGAPAQIVLYSGSTRLQGHVSSIGRAIYDQSVETDSGLVPDVKPNIPWVRLAQRIPVRIAFDQLPTDLTLVSGTTCTVSIGTAR; from the coding sequence ATACCTATGAAAACAATTAAATATTTTTCATCATTACTTGTTCTGGCCCTGGCACTGATCGCCGGCTGGTGGCTATGGAATTACTATATGCAGTCGCCCTGGACCCGCGACGGCAAGGTGCGCGCCGAGCAGGTCAGCGTCACGCCGCAGGTCTCCGGCACTATCACCACACTGCAGGTTAAAGACAACCAGTTTGTCCACGCGGGCGAGGTGCTGTTTCATATCGATGAAACCCCTTATCACATCGCGGTCCTCAACGCCGAAGCGCAGCTGGCAAAATCCCAGTCCGACCTGGCGAAAGCCAATAACGAGGCTAACCGCCGCCGCCATCTGTCGCAGAACTATATCTCCGCCGAAGATCTGGATACCGCCAATATCAACGTTAAGGCGATGCAGGCCAGCGTCGCGGTGGCCGAAGCCACGCTCAAGCAGGCCCAGTGGCAGCTAACCCAGACGGTGGTCAAAGCCCCGGTCGACGGCTGGGTGACCAATCTTTCCACCCGCCCAGGCGATTACGCCACCACCGGCCAGCCGGTCTTCGCTCTGGTCGACAGCCATTCGTTTTACGTGGTGGGCTACTTTGAGGAGACCAAACTCCGGCATATCCGCGAGGGAGCGCCAGCGCAGATCGTCCTCTACAGCGGCTCGACAAGGTTACAGGGGCATGTTTCCAGTATCGGGCGCGCCATCTACGATCAGAGCGTGGAGACCGATTCCGGCCTGGTGCCCGACGTTAAACCCAATATTCCCTGGGTGCGACTGGCGCAGCGCATCCCGGTGCGCATTGCCTTTGACCAGCTGCCGACGGACCTGACGCTGGTCTCCGGCACTACCTGCACCGTCTCCATCGGAACTGCCCGGTGA
- a CDS encoding DUF1289 domain-containing protein: MAEQLEFFPVQSPCRGICQSDERGFCRGCMRTRDERFNWQTFSDAQKQEVLRLCRQRLLRKLRANKAPETEEPQQPSLF; encoded by the coding sequence GTGGCTGAACAACTGGAGTTCTTTCCTGTCCAGAGCCCGTGCCGGGGTATCTGCCAGTCTGACGAACGGGGTTTTTGTCGCGGCTGTATGCGCACCCGGGATGAACGTTTTAACTGGCAAACCTTCAGTGATGCCCAGAAGCAGGAGGTTCTGCGCCTGTGCCGCCAGCGTCTTTTGCGCAAATTGCGCGCAAACAAAGCCCCTGAAACCGAAGAACCGCAGCAACCCTCACTGTTTTAG
- a CDS encoding aldo/keto reductase family oxidoreductase — MVQRITLAPQGPEFSRFVMGYWRLMDWNMSAQQLVSFIEEHLDLGITTVDHADIYGGYQCEAAFGEAMKLSPALRQRMEIVTKCGIATTAKPEHALGHYITDRDHIISSAEQSLANLATDYLDLLLIHRPDPLMDADEVAEAFLALHQSGKVRHFGVSNFTPAQFALLQSRLPFTLATNQVEISPVYQPLLLDGTLDQLQQLRIRPMAWSCLGGGRLFNDDAFQPLRDELAQVAQELNAETIEQVVYAWILRLPSQPLPIIGSGKIERVRAALAAEQLQMTRQQWFRIRKAALGYDVP, encoded by the coding sequence ATGGTTCAGCGTATTACCCTTGCCCCGCAGGGCCCGGAGTTTTCTCGTTTTGTGATGGGTTACTGGCGTCTGATGGACTGGAATATGTCCGCTCAACAGCTGGTCAGCTTTATTGAAGAGCATCTTGATCTGGGGATCACCACCGTCGACCACGCCGATATTTATGGCGGGTACCAGTGTGAAGCGGCCTTCGGTGAGGCGATGAAGCTCTCTCCCGCGCTGCGTCAGCGGATGGAGATCGTCACCAAATGCGGCATTGCTACCACCGCCAAACCAGAGCATGCCCTCGGTCACTACATCACCGACCGCGACCATATCATCAGCAGTGCGGAACAGTCCCTCGCTAACCTGGCGACCGATTATCTTGACCTGCTGCTGATCCATCGCCCCGATCCGCTGATGGATGCCGATGAGGTTGCCGAGGCCTTCCTTGCTCTGCATCAGAGCGGCAAGGTGCGCCATTTCGGCGTGTCTAACTTTACCCCGGCGCAGTTTGCCCTGCTGCAGTCGCGTCTGCCGTTCACCCTGGCGACCAACCAGGTCGAGATTTCCCCGGTTTACCAGCCGCTGCTGCTGGACGGCACCCTCGATCAGCTCCAGCAGCTGCGGATCCGCCCGATGGCCTGGTCCTGCCTCGGCGGCGGTCGTCTGTTTAATGACGACGCCTTCCAGCCGCTGCGCGATGAACTCGCTCAGGTTGCCCAGGAGCTGAATGCCGAAACCATCGAGCAGGTGGTGTACGCGTGGATATTACGCCTGCCATCGCAGCCGCTGCCGATTATCGGTTCCGGTAAAATCGAGCGCGTGCGTGCGGCCCTGGCGGCAGAGCAGCTTCAGATGACGCGCCAGCAGTGGTTCCGCATTCGCAAGGCCGCGCTGGGTTATGACGTGCCGTAA
- a CDS encoding FUSC family protein, giving the protein MNWRNLPWLRATPAQWRYALRNGIAMCLALTVAYCLNLDEPYWAMTSAAVVSFPTVGGVISKSLGRVAGSLMGATAALIIAGHTLNDPWLFLLSMAAWLGICTWACAHFTNNVAYAFQLAGYTAAIIAFPVIDILDITQLWDIAQARVCEVIIGILSGGVMMMILPSTSDGTALINALKAMHARLLEHAGLLWQPDSNDAIRLAHEKVIAQILTMNLLRIQAFWSHYRFRRQNALLNYLLHQQLRMTSAISSLRRMLLNWPNPPAHTREVIDQLLAALARPDVDFYTVSRIIAPLKPGNDGDYRHRAVWQRLRYFCRLYLRSSRWIAAVEAATPVTEFAVPRSPALARHTDNMEALWSGFRTFCALILVGAWTITAQWDAGGAALTLAAISSVLYSVAASPFNSLTLLLRTLILLSLFSFVVKFGLMVQISDLWLFLLFLFPLLTTMQLLKQQMPALAGLWGQLIVFMGSFISVTNPPVYDFADFLNDDLAKILGVGLTWLAFAVLRPGSDARKSRRHIRELRRGFVDQLSRKPRLSENGYESLVYHHVSQLNSSQDALSRRWLLRWGVVLLNCSHVVWQLRDWETRSDPLAQVRDVAVSLLRDIMSERGVQQRPLAATLDELQRICDALGHHPQPAGQELAALIWRLHCSLSQLEQAPAPGTLSDQITPQA; this is encoded by the coding sequence GTGAACTGGCGCAACCTGCCGTGGCTCAGGGCAACCCCGGCGCAGTGGCGCTATGCCCTGCGCAACGGCATTGCAATGTGCCTGGCCCTCACCGTCGCCTATTGTCTCAACCTGGATGAACCCTACTGGGCGATGACCTCGGCGGCGGTAGTCAGCTTTCCGACCGTGGGTGGCGTGATCAGCAAAAGCCTTGGACGCGTAGCGGGCAGCCTGATGGGGGCCACCGCGGCGCTGATCATCGCGGGCCACACCCTTAACGATCCCTGGCTGTTTTTATTAAGCATGGCGGCCTGGCTGGGGATCTGCACCTGGGCCTGCGCCCATTTCACCAATAACGTTGCCTACGCCTTCCAGCTTGCGGGTTACACCGCGGCGATCATCGCTTTCCCGGTGATCGACATCCTCGACATTACCCAGCTGTGGGATATTGCCCAGGCCAGGGTGTGCGAAGTCATCATCGGTATTCTGAGCGGCGGGGTGATGATGATGATCCTGCCCAGCACCTCCGACGGCACGGCTCTGATCAACGCCCTGAAAGCGATGCACGCCCGGCTGCTGGAGCACGCCGGCCTGCTGTGGCAGCCCGACAGCAACGATGCCATTCGTCTCGCCCATGAGAAGGTCATCGCCCAGATCCTGACCATGAACCTGCTGCGCATTCAGGCCTTCTGGAGCCACTATCGCTTTCGTCGGCAAAATGCCCTGCTCAACTATCTGCTCCACCAGCAGCTGCGCATGACCAGCGCCATCTCCAGCCTGCGCCGCATGCTGCTGAACTGGCCCAACCCGCCTGCCCATACCCGGGAGGTCATCGACCAGCTGCTCGCCGCCCTCGCCCGTCCCGACGTCGATTTTTATACTGTGTCCCGCATCATTGCCCCGCTCAAACCGGGCAATGACGGTGATTACCGGCATCGCGCCGTCTGGCAGCGGCTGCGCTATTTCTGCCGCCTGTATCTGCGCAGCAGCCGCTGGATAGCGGCAGTAGAAGCGGCCACGCCGGTGACGGAGTTTGCCGTGCCGCGCAGCCCGGCCCTGGCCCGGCATACCGATAACATGGAGGCACTGTGGAGCGGCTTTCGTACCTTCTGCGCCCTCATTCTGGTGGGGGCCTGGACCATCACCGCCCAGTGGGATGCCGGGGGCGCAGCCCTGACGCTGGCGGCGATCAGCAGCGTGCTCTACTCGGTGGCGGCTTCGCCCTTCAACTCCCTGACGCTGCTGCTGCGCACCCTGATCCTGCTCTCGCTGTTCAGCTTTGTGGTTAAGTTTGGCCTGATGGTGCAGATCTCCGATCTGTGGCTGTTCCTGCTGTTCCTGTTCCCGCTGTTGACCACCATGCAGCTGCTGAAGCAGCAAATGCCCGCCCTTGCCGGTCTGTGGGGGCAGTTGATCGTCTTTATGGGTTCGTTTATTTCGGTGACCAACCCGCCGGTGTATGACTTTGCCGATTTCCTGAATGACGATCTGGCAAAAATTCTTGGCGTGGGGCTGACCTGGCTGGCCTTTGCGGTGCTACGACCGGGATCGGATGCGCGGAAAAGCCGTCGTCATATCCGGGAGCTGCGGCGGGGGTTTGTCGATCAGCTCAGCCGTAAGCCGCGATTGAGTGAAAATGGCTACGAATCGCTGGTGTATCACCATGTGAGCCAGCTCAACAGCAGTCAGGATGCGCTCTCGCGCCGCTGGCTGCTGCGCTGGGGGGTGGTGTTGCTTAACTGCAGCCACGTGGTGTGGCAGCTGCGCGACTGGGAGACCCGCTCGGATCCGCTGGCGCAGGTGCGGGATGTCGCGGTGTCGCTGCTGCGGGATATCATGAGCGAGCGCGGGGTACAGCAGCGGCCGCTGGCCGCCACCCTTGATGAGCTTCAGCGCATCTGCGACGCCCTGGGGCATCATCCGCAACCGGCCGGGCAGGAGCTGGCGGCCCTGATCTGGCGCCTGCACTGCTCGCTGTCCCAGCTGGAACAGGCGCCCGCCCCGGGCACCTTAAGCGATCAGATCACCCCGCAGGCGTAA
- a CDS encoding GGDEF domain-containing protein: protein MVAMSRYIKNNCVRFFLGCMIVIGILHSLFIGLEEKISSFSPLLFPMLTIFLLVFHLFIACFMVMKYWCDRQRLYLMAFAFAFVGSAMLMVGTLSSYPAWLDLHQFNVVNYNDAMIFFTFRHLLMAVLFIVSALLYFIRNRPLSRTFHLSIIVGASLFTALIVTLAWFYSSYSSLLSIDLVDNETRQYMLLWKEAISIALIILWVVSLATLMIITRVRNMFWVGGNFLCVCYIATLVMLYLGGHAEDITWYRARLFETVATLLIIFVLLYDVFNLYRESHLKYQQSYQNSIRDPLTRLYNRSYFYDALNQSLRTTNDHHPVSVIVSDLDRFKRINDNYGHLQGDKVLQFVSRLLMDSVRPQDIAARIGGEEFVLMLTHTSSDAARQVAERIRLKLSSFDRASSGGQLPEPITISMGVFTATSSQTSAETCVECADKAMYEAKETGRNRVVVFR, encoded by the coding sequence ATGGTTGCGATGAGTCGTTATATTAAGAACAATTGTGTTCGGTTTTTTCTGGGATGCATGATTGTTATCGGAATCTTACATTCGCTGTTTATAGGGCTCGAAGAGAAGATTTCGTCGTTTTCACCGCTTTTATTTCCGATGCTCACCATATTTTTACTGGTTTTTCACCTCTTTATTGCCTGTTTTATGGTAATGAAATACTGGTGCGACAGACAGCGCTTATATCTGATGGCTTTTGCTTTCGCCTTTGTCGGTTCCGCTATGCTGATGGTGGGGACGCTCTCCAGCTATCCGGCGTGGCTGGACCTGCATCAGTTCAACGTGGTGAACTACAACGACGCCATGATCTTCTTTACGTTCCGTCATCTGCTGATGGCGGTGCTGTTTATCGTTTCGGCCCTGCTGTACTTTATCCGTAACAGACCGCTGTCGCGGACGTTTCATCTTTCCATCATTGTTGGCGCGTCTCTTTTTACTGCCCTAATCGTAACGCTGGCCTGGTTTTATTCCAGCTATTCGTCTTTGCTATCAATAGATTTGGTTGATAATGAAACCCGGCAATATATGCTGCTGTGGAAAGAGGCCATTAGCATTGCCTTAATTATCCTGTGGGTTGTTTCATTAGCAACATTGATGATTATTACCCGCGTGCGCAATATGTTTTGGGTCGGCGGTAATTTTTTATGTGTCTGTTATATCGCAACCCTGGTGATGCTGTATTTAGGTGGTCACGCGGAAGACATTACCTGGTATCGCGCCCGCTTATTTGAAACCGTTGCTACGCTGCTGATTATTTTTGTCCTGCTGTATGACGTATTTAATCTGTATCGCGAATCGCATCTGAAGTACCAGCAGTCTTATCAGAACTCGATTCGCGATCCCCTGACCCGCCTCTACAATCGAAGCTATTTTTACGACGCCCTGAACCAGTCGCTTCGCACGACAAACGATCATCACCCGGTTTCGGTTATCGTGAGCGATCTCGATCGTTTTAAGCGTATTAACGACAACTACGGGCACCTGCAGGGAGATAAGGTATTGCAGTTTGTCTCCCGGCTGCTGATGGATTCGGTACGGCCTCAGGACATCGCAGCGCGCATTGGTGGGGAAGAGTTCGTCCTGATGTTAACCCATACCTCTTCCGACGCAGCCCGCCAGGTTGCAGAGCGGATCAGGTTAAAACTGAGCAGCTTTGACAGAGCCAGCTCCGGGGGACAGCTTCCTGAACCTATTACCATCAGTATGGGCGTGTTTACTGCCACCTCGTCGCAAACCAGCGCAGAAACGTGCGTTGAATGTGCGGATAAGGCGATGTACGAGGCGAAGGAGACCGGGCGTAACCGGGTGGTGGTGTTCCGGTAA
- the slyA gene encoding transcriptional regulator SlyA — protein MKLESPLGSDLARLVRIWRALIDHRLKPLELTQTHWVTLHNIHQLPPDQSQIQLAKAIGIEQPSLVRTLDQLEDKGLISRQTCASDRRAKRIKLTDKATPIITEMEAVISKTRGEILSGISPAELEMLISLVARLESNIHELQSRD, from the coding sequence ATGAAATTGGAATCGCCACTAGGTTCTGATCTGGCAAGGTTAGTACGCATCTGGCGTGCTCTGATTGACCATCGCCTGAAACCTCTGGAGTTGACACAGACGCATTGGGTCACGCTGCATAATATCCATCAGCTGCCGCCCGACCAGTCACAGATCCAACTGGCAAAAGCGATTGGCATCGAGCAGCCATCACTGGTACGTACGCTCGATCAACTGGAAGATAAGGGACTGATTTCGCGTCAGACCTGTGCCAGCGATCGTCGTGCCAAGCGCATTAAACTTACCGACAAAGCCACACCGATCATCACTGAGATGGAAGCCGTAATCAGCAAAACGCGCGGTGAAATCCTCTCCGGGATCAGCCCGGCTGAACTGGAAATGCTGATCTCGCTGGTCGCCCGGCTTGAAAGCAATATCCACGAGCTACAGTCCCGTGATTAA
- the slyB gene encoding outer membrane lipoprotein SlyB, with translation MILRVLAVSLVGFTLAGCVNDSSLSGDVYSASEAKQVQQVTYGTIVNARPVQIQGGDENNVIGALGGAVLGGFLGNTVGGGTGRSLATAAGAVAGGVAGQGVQGSMNKSQGVELEIRKDDGSTIMVVQKQGNTKFAAGQRVVLASNGSQVTVSPR, from the coding sequence ATGATTTTACGTGTACTGGCCGTTTCGCTGGTTGGATTCACTCTGGCCGGCTGTGTTAATGATAGCTCCCTCTCCGGGGATGTTTACAGTGCGTCTGAGGCGAAACAGGTACAACAAGTCACCTACGGCACCATTGTGAACGCACGCCCGGTGCAGATTCAGGGTGGTGACGAGAACAACGTGATCGGTGCCCTTGGCGGTGCGGTCCTGGGTGGCTTCCTCGGTAACACCGTTGGTGGCGGCACCGGCCGTTCACTGGCGACTGCGGCAGGTGCTGTAGCCGGTGGCGTTGCCGGTCAGGGCGTTCAGGGCTCAATGAACAAATCCCAGGGCGTTGAGTTAGAAATTCGCAAAGATGACGGCAGCACCATTATGGTGGTGCAGAAACAGGGCAACACCAAATTCGCCGCTGGCCAACGCGTTGTGCTGGCAAGCAACGGCAGCCAGGTGACCGTCTCCCCGCGTTAA
- a CDS encoding DUF1656 domain-containing protein, producing MNFTFNATGLPLQDLIVGASVYFPPLFKAVMLGFVIWLVTHRLLRDWMYSGEIWHPMLMDLSLFVLAVCLSLFLLIVW from the coding sequence GTGAATTTCACGTTTAACGCCACGGGGTTACCGCTTCAGGATCTGATTGTCGGCGCCTCGGTGTACTTTCCCCCCTTATTCAAGGCGGTGATGCTGGGTTTTGTTATCTGGCTTGTCACCCACCGCTTGCTGCGTGACTGGATGTATTCCGGTGAAATCTGGCACCCGATGTTGATGGATCTGTCGCTGTTTGTGCTGGCGGTGTGCCTGAGTCTGTTTCTGTTGATTGTGTGGTGA
- the eptA gene encoding phosphoethanolamine transferase EptA, which produces MLTFKKLQCNDTKFTLGCALLFTLLNALFIHRSWQVISPARLHDVIFALTVPLVLFCGWVIVFSILNIPLIRKPLLVLLTLGCAAATWFMFTYGAVIDQNMMVNVFETNSQEATALVTPQLVLWLVVAGLVPACVLAMIRIRPGKWWQTLLMRLAAILASLVVIILVAAVFYKDYASLFRNNKGIVKMVTPANYVSALAKYSKARWFAGDQTLIRLGEDARKGPVLMAQQKKTVLVLLVGEASRAENYSLNGYNRETNPELKKQNVINFPQASSCGTETAVSVPCMFSGMPRKKYDADLAHHQEGLMDVLGHAGINMLWRDNDGGCKGACDRIPHTDMTQWKLDQFCKDKSCIDDVNLYRLNDTLDGLKQDTVLVIHLMGSHGPAYYQRYPEQYRRFTPTCDTNQIQDCDHQALINTYDNTILYTDSVVSRTIDALKARQATMNTALVYLSDHGESLGENGLYLHGTPYMLAPEQQTHIPFMFWLSQDYKQNFGVDEQCLRDQAAKETVSQDNLFSTVLGMMNIQTSVYQPQMDLLTHCRRT; this is translated from the coding sequence ATGCTGACCTTCAAAAAGTTACAGTGTAACGATACGAAATTTACGCTGGGCTGCGCACTCTTATTTACGCTGTTAAATGCCCTGTTTATTCACCGCAGCTGGCAGGTGATCTCTCCCGCCCGGCTGCATGACGTCATCTTCGCCCTCACGGTGCCGCTGGTGCTGTTCTGCGGCTGGGTGATCGTATTCAGCATTCTGAATATTCCGCTGATCCGCAAACCGCTGCTGGTGCTGCTGACCCTCGGCTGCGCGGCGGCGACCTGGTTTATGTTTACCTACGGCGCGGTGATTGACCAGAATATGATGGTCAACGTCTTTGAGACTAACTCCCAGGAGGCCACGGCGCTGGTCACCCCGCAGCTGGTACTGTGGCTGGTTGTCGCCGGACTGGTGCCTGCCTGCGTGCTGGCGATGATCCGCATCCGCCCTGGCAAGTGGTGGCAGACGCTGTTAATGCGCCTCGCGGCTATTCTCGCCAGCCTGGTGGTCATTATTCTGGTGGCGGCGGTCTTTTATAAGGACTATGCCTCGCTGTTCCGCAATAACAAAGGCATCGTCAAGATGGTGACCCCGGCCAACTACGTCAGCGCCCTGGCGAAGTACAGCAAGGCGCGCTGGTTTGCGGGCGATCAGACCTTAATTCGTCTCGGTGAAGATGCCCGTAAAGGCCCGGTGCTGATGGCGCAGCAGAAAAAGACCGTGCTGGTCCTGCTGGTGGGCGAAGCTTCCCGGGCAGAGAACTACTCCCTGAACGGCTATAACCGTGAGACCAACCCTGAGCTGAAAAAACAGAACGTGATTAACTTCCCGCAGGCCTCTTCCTGCGGGACCGAAACCGCCGTCTCCGTCCCGTGCATGTTCTCCGGGATGCCGCGCAAAAAATACGATGCTGACCTGGCGCATCATCAGGAAGGATTAATGGATGTGCTGGGCCACGCCGGGATTAATATGCTGTGGCGGGATAACGACGGCGGGTGTAAAGGCGCCTGCGATCGCATCCCGCACACCGACATGACCCAGTGGAAGCTGGACCAGTTCTGTAAGGACAAATCCTGTATTGACGACGTTAACCTTTATCGCCTGAATGACACCCTGGATGGCCTGAAGCAGGATACGGTGCTGGTGATCCACCTGATGGGCAGCCACGGCCCGGCCTACTATCAACGTTACCCGGAGCAGTACCGTCGCTTTACCCCGACCTGCGACACCAATCAGATTCAGGACTGCGATCATCAGGCGCTGATAAATACCTATGACAATACCATTCTGTATACCGACAGCGTGGTGAGTCGCACCATTGATGCCCTGAAAGCCCGCCAGGCGACGATGAACACCGCGCTGGTCTATCTCTCCGATCACGGGGAGTCGCTGGGGGAAAACGGCCTGTACCTGCATGGCACGCCGTACATGCTGGCCCCGGAGCAGCAGACGCACATTCCGTTTATGTTCTGGCTGTCGCAGGACTATAAACAGAACTTTGGCGTTGATGAGCAGTGCCTGCGCGATCAGGCGGCGAAAGAGACGGTGTCGCAGGATAATCTGTTCTCCACCGTGCTGGGGATGATGAACATCCAGACGTCGGTCTATCAGCCGCAAATGGATCTGCTCACCCACTGCCGTCGAACATAA
- the sodC gene encoding superoxide dismutase [Cu-Zn] SodC: MKRFTLAALTLVVCAGAQAASEEVEMNLVTSQGIGQSIGTVKITETDKGLEFSPDLKALPPGEHGYHVHAKGSCEPAMKEGKPSAAEAAGGHLDPQNTGKHEGPEGMGHLGDLPALVVNNDGKATDPVVAPRLKKLDEVKGKALMIHVGGDNMSDQPKPLGGGGARYACGVI; encoded by the coding sequence ATGAAGCGATTTACTCTGGCAGCGTTGACGCTGGTGGTCTGCGCAGGTGCGCAGGCTGCCAGTGAAGAAGTCGAGATGAACCTCGTCACCTCTCAGGGGATAGGCCAGTCCATCGGGACGGTGAAAATTACCGAAACCGATAAAGGGCTGGAGTTTTCCCCCGACCTCAAAGCCCTTCCGCCGGGCGAACACGGCTATCACGTCCACGCTAAAGGTTCCTGCGAACCGGCCATGAAAGAGGGTAAACCTTCTGCCGCTGAGGCTGCGGGCGGACACCTCGATCCCCAGAATACCGGCAAGCATGAAGGACCAGAGGGCATGGGCCACCTCGGCGATCTGCCCGCGCTGGTGGTCAATAACGATGGAAAAGCCACCGATCCTGTGGTCGCGCCGCGCCTGAAAAAGCTGGATGAGGTCAAAGGCAAAGCGCTGATGATCCACGTTGGCGGCGACAACATGTCGGATCAACCCAAACCGCTCGGCGGAGGCGGGGCGCGTTACGCCTGCGGGGTGATCTGA